From Phragmites australis chromosome 5, lpPhrAust1.1, whole genome shotgun sequence, a single genomic window includes:
- the LOC133918269 gene encoding uncharacterized protein LOC133918269, giving the protein MGAVPRQPTSRHLSQTRGMAAAVETRKRVASPFLDEEFSAPPHLVKRSRFSPCAGLAVQRPSLVFDPLDAPRRVFPDADSTEIEGCFVASGLDIHATVEAFRARQAREAVASCLARAAARADGGGMDECAGILVEQMAAAEDVADAKNRASWILALVKDAVAARAAEAATSALREENAALRAQAQALERDNAVLKRGVAAQHKLLEETERDNAVLKRGVAAQHRRQEEMERAAAELKKKVAELEMANYALGVRLRNADSCRFQACRGPDMF; this is encoded by the coding sequence ATGGGCGCCGTCCCGCGGCAACCAACTAGCAGACACCTCTCACAGACGCGAGGGATGGCCGCCGCCGTGGAGACCCGGAAGCGCGTCGCTTCCCCCTTCCTCGACGAGGAGTTCTCGGCGCCGCCCCATCTCGTCAAGCGCAGCCGCTTCTCGCCGTGCGCGGGCCTCGCGGTGCAGAGGCCGTCGCTGGTGTTCGACCCGCTCGACGCCCCCCGTCGCGTCTTCCCTGACGCCGACTCGACGGAGATCGAGGGCTGCTTCGTCGCCTCCGGTCTCGACATCCACGCGACAGTGGAGGCGTTCCGCGCCCGGCAGGCCAGGGAGGCGGTTGCGTCCTGTCtcgcgcgcgcggcggcgcgggccgATGGCGGCGGCATGGACGAGTGCGCGGGCATCCTCGTGGAGCAGATGGCCGCTGCGGAGGACGTGGCGGACGCCAAGAACCGCGCATCCTGGATCCTGGCCCTCGTCAAGGACGCCGTCGCCGcgcgcgcggcggaggcggcaacGTCGGCGCTCCGCGAGGAGAACGCCGCGCTGAgggcgcaggcgcaggcgctGGAGCGGGACAACGCGGTGCTCAAGCGCGGCGTGGCGGCGCAGCACAAGCTGCTGGAGGAGACGGAGCGCGACAACGCTGTGCTCAAGCGCGGCGTGGCGGCGCAGCACAGGCGGCAGGAGGAGATGGAGCGCGCCGCGGCGGagctcaagaagaaggtggCCGAGCTGGAGATGGCCAACTACGCGCTCGGCGTCCGGCTGCGCAACGCCGACAGCTGCCGGTTCCAGGCGTGCCGCGGCCCCGACATGTTCTGA
- the LOC133918268 gene encoding uncharacterized protein LOC133918268 → MGYVLSAVARVLEQPTAWGAAWEMALLAGPLWAAALIGLLLGWAWRPHWAAGLVATAEGRHHAPAPAPSFATLDFWRAQLPARLRAPLGYAGAAGTAVQQREEEEAAVQGSSEMANEELAVGKDDLVNLWRLVEGRDGGPAWIKMMEKSLPTMTYQAWRRDAQTGPPQYQSSSIFENATPEEVRDFFGDDEFRISNKWDDMLIYHKTLEECQTTGMMKVHWVRKFPFFCSDREYIIVRRIWKLRGAYYCVTKGIPCSSIPRRDKPRRVDLYYSSWCIRAVESKRGNNGGLTACEILLFHHEDMGIPYEIAKLGIRQGMWGCVKRIEPGLRAYQKSRAAGEPLSQSALMAQMNTKVGDRFVRSLESDSDESEIVEAEEKPARNHVARLLVLGGAVALACTLDQGLLTKALIFGVARKFVGQRKTL, encoded by the exons ATGGGGTACGTGCTGTCGGCGGTGGCGAGGGTGCTGGAGCAGCCGACGGCGTGGGGGGCGGCCTGGGAAATGGCCCTCCTCGCGGGGCCGCTCTGGGCGGCTGCCCTCATCGGGCTCCTGCTCGGCTGGGCCTGGCGCCCGCACTGGGCAGCCGGACTCGTCGCCACTGCCGAAGGCCGCCACCAcgccccggcgccggcgccgtcctTCGCCACGCTCGACTTCTGGAGGGCCCAGCTCCCCGCCCGCCTCCGCGCCCCGCTCGGCtacgccggcgccgccggaacCGCCGTGcagcagcgggaggaggaggaggccgccgtgCAAGG gtcgtcggagatggcgaacGAGGAGCTGGCGGTGGGGAAGGATGACTTGGTCAACCTCTGGAGGCTGGTGGAGGGCAGGGACGGCGGCCCGGCCTGGATCAAGATGATGGAGAAGTCGTTGCCCACCATGACCTACCAGGCATGGAGGAGGGATGCTCAG ACTGGACCCCCGCAATATCAGAGTAGTTCTATCTTTGAAAACGCAACTCCGGAGGAAGTGAGGGACTTCTTTGGGGATGATGAGTTCCGGATATCCAACAAGTGGGATGATATGCTTATCTATCATAAGACCTTGGAAGAGTGTCAGACAACCGGGATGATGAAAGTGCATTGGGTCCGGAAG TTCCCCTTCTTCTGCAGTGATAGGGAGTACATAATTGTTCGTCGGATATGGAAATTGCGGGGTGCATACTATTGTGTTACAAAG GGTATACCATGCTCATCCATCCCACGGCGTGACAAACCTCGAAGAGTTGATTTGTATTATTCAAGCTGGTGCATCCGTGCAG TGGAATCAAAGAGAGGGAACAACGGTGGATTGACAGCTTGTGAGATTCTCCTGTTCCACCACGAAGACATGGGTATCCCGTATGAGATTGCAAAACTTGGGATTCGGCAGGGGATGTGGGGATGTGTAAAGCGAATTGAACCTGGACTTCGGGCCTATCAGAAAAGCAGGGCTGCTGGCGAGCCATTGTCTCAGAGTGCTTTGATGGCCCAAATGAACACTAAGGTTGGCGACAGATTTGTTCGATCATTGGAGTCCGACAGTGATGAATCAGAAATCGTTGAAGCAGAAGAGAAACCTGCGAGAAACCATGTGGCGAGGCTCCTTGTGCTTGGCGGGGCAGTGGCTCTGGCTTGTACTCTTGATCAAGGGCTCTTGACAAAGGCACTCATCTTTGGTGTTGCGAGGAAATTCGTGGGGCAGAGGAAGACATTGTAG